The DNA sequence CGTCCAGGGTCACCCGGCGAAAGGCGAAGTCCACGGTCAGCGGCCCGAAGCTGGCGGCGATTTCCGAGCCGCCGGCCTGTGGCACCTGGCGCAGCAAGGCACGCACCCGGGCGAGGAATTCCTGAATACCAAACGGCTTGGTCACATAGTCATTGGCGCCGCCATCCAGCGCATCGACCTTCTGCACTTCACTGGCGCGCACCGACAACACCAGCACCGGCACCGCACTCCACTCCCGCAGTTCACGCAGCACTTGCTGGCCGTCCATGTCCGGCAACCCGAGGTCGAGCACCACCAGGTCAGGTTTGCCCAGCGCCGCCTGGGCCAGCCCTTCGCTGCCGGTCGCAGCCTCGAGCACCTTGTAGCCTTGCGAAGCCAGGCTGATGCGCAGGAACTTGCGGATCTGCGGTTCATCGTCGATGACCAGGAGGGTAGCGGACTGACTCATGGGGCTTCGCTTTCGGCTTCAGGTTGAGGGGGCAGCGGCAAGCATAAAGTGATGCAGGTGCCCTGGCCATCGATGCCTTCGCCAACCTGGATCTGGCCACCATGCGCGCCGATCATGCCCTGGCAGATGGCCAGGCCCAGGCCGGTGCCCTGCCCGCCACGGTCGCCGCGGGCCGCGGTATAGAACATGTCGAAGATCTTGTCGCGGTCGGCTACCGGAATGCCCGGGCCCTGGTCGCTGACGGCGAAGCATAACTGGGCGTCCCGCACCGACACCTGCAGTTCCAGGCGGCCATTGGCGGGCGAGAAGCGCGCGGCATTTTCCAGCACGTTGACCAGTGCCTGCTCGATCAACGCCGCATGCACGAACAGCAACGGCAACTCGGCCGGCACATCGGTGTGCACGCGCAGCGGTGCCAGTACCACACGCAGGCGGTTGAGCGCGCTGCCGACGATATCGGCCGGGGCCACCCAGTCGCGGGCCAGCTTGAGGCCGCCATGGCCCAGGCGGGTCATGTCCAGCAGGTTCTGGATATAGCGGTCGAGGCGTTCCGCTTCATTGCGCGTGCCTTCCAGCAGTTCGCGACGGTCTGCGAGCGGAATCGCCTCGCCCAGCGCCAGCAGGCTGTCGATGCTGCCGCGCATGGCCGTCAACGGGGTACGCAGGTCGTGCGACACCGAGGCGAGCAAGGCGCTGCGCAGTTGCTCGGTTTCGCCATGCAGGCGTGCGGCCTCCAGCTGTTCGGCCAGGCGCGCGCGGGCCAGGGCCTGGGCCAGCGGCTGGCCAAGGGCAGTCAACAGGCGCCGGCGCGGGTCGCTGAGCGGCTGGCCGGAACGTGAGCGCACGCCGAGCAAGGCCAGGGGCTGTTCATCCACCGCCAGCGGCCACCACCACCAGCGGCCATTGGGCAGGGTATCACTGCCATGGCCGGCGGCCTGGCCATGCTGCCAGGCCCATTCGGCCGCAGCGCGTTCGTTGTCGCTGAAGGCATGGGCGATGCCAGTGGCTACCTGCAGCTGGCCTTCGGCATTGCGCTCCAGCAGGCATACCTGCGCATCCTGCCAGCCATCCAGATACTGCGCGGCAGCGTTGAGCACTGCCTGGCGGTCGGTGGCCACCGTCAGCCGGCGCGACAGGTCGAGCAGCTGGCTGGTCTGCGCCTGGGTCTCGCGCAGCGCCTGCAACTGGCGGCGCTGTCGCGCGGCCAGGTTGCCGGTGAGGGCGGCCATCAACAGGAAGAACAACAAGGTCAGCACGTCTTCTTCGCGCTGGATGGTGAATGAGAAGTTGGGCGGAATGAACAGGAAGTCGTAAGTCAGGAACGACAGCGCGGCACAGGCCAGGGCAGGCCCCAGGCTGCTGCGCACCGCCACCAGCAACACCGCG is a window from the Pseudomonas anuradhapurensis genome containing:
- a CDS encoding sensor histidine kinase — its product is MSDSTRADALLATLPQTGRGRLKVFLGAAPGVGKTFAMLQAAHAQQRQGVQVVAGVVETHGRAETEALLGGLQQQPLLRSQYRGVTLEEMDLDGLLKAAPALVLVDELAHTNAPGSRHAKRWQDVQELLAAGMNVYTTVNVQHLESLNDKVRDITGVQVRETLPDWVLQEAFELVLIDLPPRELLERLREGKVYVPEQARAAIDAFFSQTNLTALRELAMQTAAAQVDADLAHGYRQRGQEAPALRGRLLVGVDGDDQAERLVRHASRVAQRRHLPWSLVHVDNGRLRDETARQRLLAAQQLAERLGGEVVLLRAGEVAGTLIQHAAERRASLVLVGQSRNRLRRRLFGAGVAARLLRESHGLEINVLDRDLQPQAPRLAVRQVWVWRHYLLASLATVLAAGLAWAVSSVLALPNISLVFLAAVLLVAVRSSLGPALACAALSFLTYDFLFIPPNFSFTIQREEDVLTLLFFLLMAALTGNLAARQRRQLQALRETQAQTSQLLDLSRRLTVATDRQAVLNAAAQYLDGWQDAQVCLLERNAEGQLQVATGIAHAFSDNERAAAEWAWQHGQAAGHGSDTLPNGRWWWWPLAVDEQPLALLGVRSRSGQPLSDPRRRLLTALGQPLAQALARARLAEQLEAARLHGETEQLRSALLASVSHDLRTPLTAMRGSIDSLLALGEAIPLADRRELLEGTRNEAERLDRYIQNLLDMTRLGHGGLKLARDWVAPADIVGSALNRLRVVLAPLRVHTDVPAELPLLFVHAALIEQALVNVLENAARFSPANGRLELQVSVRDAQLCFAVSDQGPGIPVADRDKIFDMFYTAARGDRGGQGTGLGLAICQGMIGAHGGQIQVGEGIDGQGTCITLCLPLPPQPEAESEAP
- a CDS encoding response regulator, whose translation is MSQSATLLVIDDEPQIRKFLRISLASQGYKVLEAATGSEGLAQAALGKPDLVVLDLGLPDMDGQQVLRELREWSAVPVLVLSVRASEVQKVDALDGGANDYVTKPFGIQEFLARVRALLRQVPQAGGSEIAASFGPLTVDFAFRRVTLDGVEVALTRKEYALLAQLAGHPGRVITQQQLLKDIWGPTHVDDTHYLRIVVGHLRQKLGDDPTAPRFIITEAGVGYRLVAPTA